DNA sequence from the Amycolatopsis sp. Hca4 genome:
GCGATGATGCCGGTGAGCGTGAACTCCAGCGGCCCGCGCACCGACAGCAGCCGCCAGCCGTCCTCGGCCGCCGTCGCACCGCCCGGCTCGCGGCCGGCCAGGCAGATCACCGACAGTTCTTCGGGTGTCCGCGTCACCGAAACCAGGGTGTCCCCGGGTTCGAACAGCTCGGTGGGCACGGGGGCGTCCGCGGGCAGCCGCACGACGGCGTACTCACCGGGACGGACGTCGATCGCGAGTCGCTTCATCAGCCTTCCAGCACCTTCGGGCTCGTGGCGATCTCGGTGCCGTCCGGCAACGTCGAGATGGTGAAGTCGGCGAACACGTTCGGCGCGGCCTTCTGCAGCTGCCGCAGGCACTCCACGGCCAGCTCGCGGATTTCCACGTCGGCGTGCTCGGTGGCGCGCATGGCGACGAAGTGCCGCCAAGCGCGGTAGTTCCCGGTCACGACGATCCGGGTCTCGGTCGCGTTCGGCAGCACCGAACGGGCGGCCTGCCGGGCCTGCTTGCGGCGCAGCGTCGCGCTCGGGACGTCGGCGAACTTCTCCTCGAGCCCGGTCAGCAGCTCGGTGTAGGCCTCGACGCTCGCCCGGGTCGCCGCCACGAACTTCTCGTGCAGCACCGGGTCGTTCGCGATGATCTCCGGCTCGACGAACTCGGCGTCGCGCTCCGGGACGTACCGCTGCGACAGCTGG
Encoded proteins:
- a CDS encoding ACT domain-containing protein gives rise to the protein MKRLAIDVRPGEYAVVRLPADAPVPTELFEPGDTLVSVTRTPEELSVICLAGREPGGATAAEDGWRLLSVRGPLEFTLTGIIAALASELAAAGVALFSISTFDTDHILVKAGDLDHAVAALRESGHDVARD
- the thyX gene encoding FAD-dependent thymidylate synthase; this translates as MTGTVSPRVQLIAKTEFFPPGDVPWSTDADGGEALAEFAGRACYQSWQKPNPATATNAGYLEHIIDVGHLSVLEHGSVTFYVTGISRSLTHELIRHRHFSYSQLSQRYVPERDAEFVEPEIIANDPVLHEKFVAATRASVEAYTELLTGLEEKFADVPSATLRRKQARQAARSVLPNATETRIVVTGNYRAWRHFVAMRATEHADVEIRELAVECLRQLQKAAPNVFADFTISTLPDGTEIATSPKVLEG